The following are from one region of the Sandaracinus amylolyticus genome:
- a CDS encoding tetratricopeptide repeat protein, which translates to MTRTIVVAAIVIAAMSSTRVSAQASGSDEQARIHFQAGTLYFEQERFEDAAREYEEAFALSPRPELLLNAATAWDRAARLEEAIAALERVMQQFPGTEAAQLAEPRLDRLRRMQERLAREREEAAASAATTTTTTTTSETPSTGGGLDYLPGTITLAGSAAVAAIAIVLGVVAHDTYSTLEEQCVGGVCPGDLRDDRDTASALADASTALTFIAAAGGIAGVVLIVVAAVDDAPSPSSEHVELVPGPGDVGIGARLRF; encoded by the coding sequence ATGACGAGGACGATCGTGGTCGCGGCGATCGTGATCGCGGCGATGTCGAGCACGCGCGTGAGCGCGCAGGCATCGGGCAGCGACGAGCAGGCGCGCATCCACTTCCAGGCGGGCACGCTCTACTTCGAGCAGGAGCGCTTCGAGGACGCGGCGCGCGAGTACGAAGAAGCGTTCGCGCTCTCGCCGCGCCCCGAGCTCCTGCTGAACGCGGCCACCGCGTGGGATCGTGCGGCGCGCCTCGAAGAGGCGATCGCCGCGCTCGAGCGCGTGATGCAGCAGTTCCCGGGCACCGAGGCGGCGCAGCTCGCGGAGCCGCGCCTCGATCGACTGCGGCGCATGCAGGAGCGCCTCGCGCGCGAGCGCGAGGAGGCCGCGGCGTCGGCGGCGACCACCACGACGACGACCACGACCTCCGAGACGCCGAGCACCGGCGGTGGGCTCGACTACCTGCCGGGCACGATCACGCTCGCGGGCTCGGCTGCGGTCGCGGCGATCGCGATCGTGCTCGGCGTCGTGGCCCACGACACCTACTCGACGCTCGAAGAGCAGTGCGTGGGCGGCGTGTGCCCCGGCGATCTGCGCGACGATCGCGACACCGCGTCGGCGCTCGCCGATGCGTCGACGGCCCTCACGTTCATCGCCGCAGCCGGCGGCATCGCGGGCGTGGTGCTGATCGTCGTGGCGGCGGTGGACGACGCGCCCAGCCCCTCGAGCGAGCACGTGGAGCTCGTGCCGGGCCCGGGCGACGTGGGCATCGGGGCGCGTCTGCGCTTCTGA
- a CDS encoding glycoside hydrolase family 19 protein: MRRARLVLVGLALVVAGCEGILIERGGLGEIDAGGTIPRVDAARPIDPPPRDDDAGTPPPDPIDAAIPPDDVDAGTPPPPPPPPPPPPPPIDAGTDTDAGTDAGPPPPPPPPPPPPPPPPPTGFADLVTRAQWDEMFPQRNALYSYDALVAATAFHPTFAREGTIEQRRREVAAFLANIAHETTGGWDTAPGGRYAWGLYFIQEVGCESGACTQYCAPSGTDPCAPGRTYHGRGPIQLSWNYNYGPMGRELGVDLLADPDAITRDGVVAFRTALWFWTTARSPKPSCHDVITGRWTPTDADRAAGRLPGFGMTVNVINGGLECNRPGDYRVADRLGFYARFTSMLGVSQGDNVDCASMLPY, translated from the coding sequence ATGCGGCGCGCGCGTCTCGTCCTGGTCGGGCTCGCTCTCGTGGTCGCGGGGTGCGAGGGCATCCTGATCGAGCGCGGTGGGCTCGGCGAGATCGACGCCGGCGGCACCATCCCGAGGGTCGACGCGGCGCGCCCGATCGATCCGCCGCCGCGCGACGACGACGCGGGCACTCCGCCGCCCGATCCGATCGACGCCGCGATCCCGCCCGACGACGTCGATGCGGGGACGCCGCCTCCGCCGCCTCCTCCTCCGCCTCCTCCTCCGCCTCCGATCGACGCGGGCACCGACACCGACGCGGGCACCGACGCCGGACCGCCCCCGCCTCCTCCGCCGCCTCCTCCTCCCCCGCCGCCTCCGCCTCCGACCGGCTTCGCCGATCTCGTCACCCGCGCGCAGTGGGACGAGATGTTCCCCCAGCGCAACGCGCTCTACTCCTACGACGCGCTCGTCGCCGCGACCGCGTTCCACCCGACGTTCGCGCGCGAGGGCACGATCGAGCAGCGCCGCCGCGAGGTCGCCGCGTTCCTCGCGAACATCGCCCACGAGACCACGGGCGGCTGGGACACCGCGCCCGGCGGTCGATACGCGTGGGGCCTCTACTTCATCCAGGAGGTCGGCTGCGAGAGCGGCGCGTGCACCCAGTACTGCGCGCCCTCGGGCACCGATCCCTGCGCGCCCGGCCGCACCTATCACGGCCGCGGTCCCATCCAGCTCTCGTGGAACTACAACTACGGCCCGATGGGCCGCGAGCTCGGCGTGGACCTGCTCGCCGATCCCGACGCGATCACGCGTGACGGCGTCGTCGCGTTCCGCACCGCGCTCTGGTTCTGGACCACGGCGCGGTCCCCGAAGCCCTCGTGCCACGACGTGATCACCGGGCGCTGGACTCCCACCGACGCCGATCGCGCGGCGGGTCGTCTGCCTGGCTTCGGCATGACCGTGAACGTCATCAACGGCGGGCTCGAGTGCAATCGACCGGGCGACTACCGCGTCGCGGATCGGCTCGGCTTCTACGCGCGCTTCACGTCGATGCTCGGCGTCTCGCAGGGCGACAACGTCGACTGCGCATCGATGCTCCCGTATTGA